One window of Dethiosulfovibrio salsuginis genomic DNA carries:
- a CDS encoding ABC transporter substrate-binding protein — translation MKFVRLGRVLLSVVILSILCASPSLGAVDKLEEIIKKGELVVAVADFECEPFFFEKDGELVGLDVDLGRLIAEEIGVKVRFVRVPWDGLIALSWYSSYPWSRFDMAISIITIKESRARACDFSQWYFYTGQKLLVRRESGYDNPLDLEGKTLAVMAGSTGYDSAKSDLSAQTLVFETPAQTVQALLDGKVDGTLSDATVVITAERDHPELVAIDGMITTERYGVVLPKGSKDLKTLVDKVVVSNRKALYDRWFK, via the coding sequence ATGAAGTTCGTTCGTTTAGGTAGAGTCCTGTTGTCCGTCGTGATCCTGTCGATACTTTGCGCCTCACCTTCTCTGGGTGCGGTGGACAAGCTGGAGGAGATAATCAAAAAAGGGGAGCTTGTGGTCGCTGTAGCGGACTTCGAGTGCGAGCCTTTTTTCTTCGAAAAAGACGGCGAGCTGGTGGGCTTGGACGTCGATCTAGGGAGGCTTATAGCGGAGGAAATAGGGGTCAAGGTCCGGTTCGTGAGGGTTCCCTGGGATGGCCTTATAGCCCTTTCCTGGTACAGCAGCTATCCCTGGAGCCGCTTCGATATGGCCATATCGATAATTACCATAAAGGAGAGCAGGGCGAGGGCCTGTGACTTCTCCCAGTGGTATTTCTACACCGGCCAGAAGCTGCTGGTAAGGCGGGAATCGGGATACGACAACCCTCTGGACCTGGAGGGCAAGACCTTGGCGGTAATGGCTGGCTCCACCGGCTATGACTCGGCAAAGTCCGACCTGTCCGCCCAGACCTTGGTGTTTGAGACCCCCGCTCAGACCGTTCAGGCCCTTCTGGACGGAAAGGTCGATGGAACCCTGTCCGACGCCACTGTAGTGATAACGGCGGAGAGGGACCACCCCGAACTGGTGGCTATCGACGGTATGATAACCACCGAGCGATACGGAGTGGTCCTCCCTAAAGGGTCGAAAGACCTGAAGACGCTGGTGGACAAGGTCGTGGTCTCCAACAGAAAAGCCCTTTACGACCGTTGGTTTAAGTGA